In Nocardioides faecalis, the following proteins share a genomic window:
- a CDS encoding GNAT family N-acetyltransferase: MSTPTRIRLATPADTPGIEAVLSAAFDADIPGVVAFWREVVGRGLVRAELVAEHDGRVVGHLGLSHAWLDAEPRLVDVLVVGPLSIDPEHQDQGIGSALLDAARTEGARQLAPYLVLEGEGAYYCRKGFVPAHTYGLLPPSDRVAGDDFLASALETREPWMHGRVVYHDLWWESDAIGLFQPA; the protein is encoded by the coding sequence GTGAGCACACCCACCCGGATCCGCCTGGCCACACCTGCCGACACCCCCGGCATCGAGGCCGTGCTGAGCGCCGCCTTCGACGCCGACATCCCGGGCGTCGTGGCGTTCTGGCGCGAGGTCGTCGGCCGTGGCCTGGTGCGTGCCGAGCTGGTCGCCGAGCACGACGGCCGGGTCGTCGGTCACCTCGGCCTGAGCCACGCCTGGCTGGACGCCGAGCCCCGGCTCGTGGACGTCCTGGTGGTGGGCCCGCTCAGCATCGACCCCGAGCACCAGGACCAGGGCATCGGCTCGGCACTCCTCGACGCGGCGCGCACCGAGGGCGCCCGGCAGCTGGCGCCGTACCTGGTGCTGGAGGGCGAGGGTGCCTACTACTGCCGCAAGGGCTTCGTCCCGGCACACACCTACGGTTTGCTGCCGCCCTCGGACCGGGTGGCGGGCGACGACTTCCTGGCCTCGGCGCTGGAGACCCGGGAGCCGTGGATGCACGGGCGGGTCGTCTACCACGACCTGTGGTGGGAGAGCGACGCGATCGGGCTGTTCCAGCCCGCCTGA
- a CDS encoding anthranilate synthase family protein produces the protein MSEQSGPTHSAAEAIAAVREHEAWAIIRRSTRAGDRDTVGVLGGSRSVVSSIMDIPLETGVPEPGRTCDRLVAVPFRQVAERGFEAHDDGTPLVVVDVDAEHEFSVAEVVEAITEVPVTFTDAGGFDSDDDEYAKIVAAIIDEEIGQGEGANLVIGRTYRAVVADFSAEVALTVYRRLLERERGAYWTFLFFTGDRYLIGASPERHVSVHGGDVRMNPISGTFHLRPPAGETRPAAARLRDFLADEKEIYELFMVVDEELKMMCDICTEGGQVLGPFLKPMTHLIHTEYLLAGRTSRDVREVLRDTMYAATVTGSPVENACKLIKTYEPEGRGYYGAALALFGRDGDGEPVVDSPIVIRTADVDLAGNLKVTAGATLVRDSEPAYEVAETHAKAGGILTAFGLRSQAPAAAPTVSPEEVAELVADEETLIALAGRNNRLSGFWLANQAGNPVDPRLIGRTAVILDNEDDFVNMLRHMLTRMGISSRVVRHEQVDGGDLATLLDADLVIVGPGPGDPRDDADPKIARLRTAVDWLLANERPFLAVCLGHQALCHRLGLPLVYKDIVFQGTQATVLLDGRPAKVGFYNTFVARPDADTVLPTGVTLDTDPVSGDVNAVTGPHYRGVQFHAESILTERGFDIVHDLVSAVLL, from the coding sequence ATGTCTGAGCAGTCCGGTCCCACGCACTCCGCCGCCGAGGCCATCGCGGCCGTCCGGGAGCACGAGGCGTGGGCGATCATCCGGCGCTCGACCCGGGCCGGGGACCGCGACACCGTCGGCGTGCTCGGCGGCAGCCGCAGCGTCGTCTCCTCGATCATGGACATCCCGCTGGAGACCGGGGTGCCCGAGCCGGGCCGCACCTGCGACCGGCTGGTCGCCGTACCGTTCCGGCAGGTCGCCGAGCGTGGCTTCGAGGCGCACGACGACGGCACCCCGCTGGTGGTCGTCGACGTCGACGCCGAGCACGAGTTCTCCGTGGCGGAGGTCGTCGAGGCGATCACCGAGGTGCCGGTGACCTTCACCGACGCCGGTGGCTTCGACAGCGACGACGACGAGTACGCCAAGATCGTCGCCGCGATCATCGACGAGGAGATCGGGCAGGGCGAGGGCGCCAACCTGGTCATCGGGCGGACCTACCGCGCGGTGGTCGCCGACTTCAGCGCCGAGGTGGCGCTCACCGTCTACCGCCGGCTGCTCGAGCGCGAGCGCGGCGCCTACTGGACCTTCCTGTTCTTCACCGGCGACCGCTACCTGATCGGTGCCAGCCCCGAGCGCCACGTCTCCGTGCACGGCGGCGACGTGCGGATGAACCCGATCTCCGGCACCTTCCACCTGCGTCCGCCGGCCGGGGAGACCCGCCCCGCCGCGGCCCGGCTGCGCGACTTCCTCGCCGACGAGAAGGAGATCTACGAGCTCTTCATGGTCGTCGACGAGGAGCTGAAGATGATGTGCGACATCTGCACCGAGGGCGGCCAGGTGCTCGGCCCGTTCCTCAAGCCGATGACGCACCTGATCCACACCGAGTACCTGCTCGCCGGGCGCACCAGCCGCGACGTGCGCGAGGTGCTGCGCGACACCATGTACGCCGCCACGGTCACCGGCTCGCCGGTGGAGAACGCGTGCAAGCTGATCAAGACCTACGAGCCGGAGGGCCGCGGCTACTACGGCGCCGCGCTGGCGCTGTTCGGCCGCGACGGCGACGGCGAGCCGGTGGTGGACAGCCCGATCGTCATCCGCACCGCCGACGTCGACCTGGCCGGCAACCTCAAGGTGACCGCCGGCGCCACCCTGGTCCGCGACTCCGAGCCGGCCTACGAGGTCGCCGAGACCCACGCCAAGGCCGGCGGCATCCTCACCGCCTTCGGGCTGCGCTCGCAGGCCCCGGCCGCCGCGCCGACCGTGAGTCCCGAGGAGGTCGCCGAGCTGGTCGCCGACGAGGAGACCCTGATCGCGCTGGCGGGCCGCAACAACCGGCTCTCCGGTTTCTGGCTGGCCAACCAGGCCGGCAACCCGGTCGACCCGCGGCTGATCGGGCGGACCGCGGTCATCCTCGACAACGAGGACGACTTCGTGAACATGCTGCGCCACATGCTGACCCGGATGGGGATCAGCAGCCGGGTGGTGCGCCACGAGCAGGTCGACGGCGGCGACCTGGCCACCCTGCTCGACGCCGACCTGGTCATTGTCGGCCCCGGCCCCGGCGACCCGCGCGACGACGCCGACCCCAAGATCGCCCGGCTCCGCACGGCCGTGGACTGGCTGCTCGCGAACGAGCGGCCGTTCCTGGCGGTCTGCCTGGGCCACCAGGCGCTGTGCCACCGGCTCGGGCTGCCGCTGGTCTACAAGGACATCGTCTTCCAGGGCACCCAGGCCACGGTGCTCCTCGACGGCCGCCCCGCCAAGGTCGGCTTCTACAACACCTTCGTCGCCCGCCCCGACGCCGACACCGTGCTGCCCACCGGCGTCACCCTCGACACCGACCCGGTGAGCGGCGACGTCAACGCCGTCACCGGCCCGCACTACCGGGGCGTGCAGTTCCACGCCGAGTCGATCCTCACCGAGCGGGGCTTCGACATCGTGCACGACCTGGTGTCCGCCGTCCTGCTCTGA
- a CDS encoding anthranilate synthase component II, producing MSAPDVVVVDHHDSYTQNLVHLVASVTGVLPTVVQHDEVEAADVLAHEHVVLSPGPGSPHEPADFAVGREVVLAGTRPVLGVCLGMQGIVTSYGGRVGRVDPGHGVTATVRHDGTGLFAGVPDDFTAVRYHSLAALEVPEVLRVTATDAATGLVMAVAHTSLPVVGVQFHPESVLSEHGARLVANFLAGHS from the coding sequence ATGAGCGCCCCGGACGTCGTGGTCGTCGACCACCACGACTCCTACACGCAGAACCTGGTGCACCTGGTGGCGTCGGTGACCGGCGTGCTGCCCACCGTGGTGCAGCACGACGAGGTCGAGGCCGCCGACGTGCTCGCGCACGAGCACGTCGTGCTGTCCCCAGGGCCGGGCAGCCCGCACGAACCGGCGGACTTCGCCGTCGGCCGGGAGGTCGTGCTCGCCGGCACCCGCCCCGTGCTCGGGGTCTGCCTGGGCATGCAGGGCATCGTGACGTCGTACGGCGGGCGGGTGGGGCGGGTCGATCCCGGGCACGGCGTCACCGCCACCGTGCGCCACGACGGCACCGGGCTGTTCGCCGGTGTGCCGGACGACTTCACCGCGGTGCGCTACCACTCGCTCGCCGCGCTGGAGGTGCCTGAGGTGCTGCGGGTGACCGCGACCGACGCCGCGACCGGGCTGGTGATGGCGGTCGCGCACACCTCGCTGCCCGTCGTGGGCGTGCAGTTCCACCCCGAGTCGGTGCTGAGCGAGCACGGTGCCCGGCTGGTTGCGAACTTCCTGGCGGGGCACTCGTGA
- a CDS encoding anthranilate synthase component I family protein: MSGGTDVDGEAVEVFRRVQAEHARCVWLDPGGPGAGTGTLAWCEPDDVSLTYDATSREVTRHAGGTAVVVGDDPFAVLASELAAGHREDRWFGYLGYAARADLPAATDPDLPDAVWMRPSRFADLGVSVPRVGTSGDLGGRKLTTRGTETPNSRYREAFAAVQEQLHAGNSYEVNLTYRERVRSPLAPAAAYLRLRELNPAPYGGFLQHDVPGARAWLLSSSPEQYAAVDADRVLQARPIKGTTARGATPAADAAAREHLAYDAKYRAENLMIVDLLRNDLSAVCEVGSVQVPELMAVESYPSVHQLVSTVRGRLRPEVDTVAALRALFPAGSMTGAPKLRTMQVIGAVEDTPRGVYSGAFGWIAADGRADLGVVIRSLATAGPAAALDLESDGGTEYVLGTGGGITVASDVAAEHAETRWKVERLLAALTP, translated from the coding sequence GTGAGCGGGGGCACCGACGTGGACGGCGAGGCGGTCGAGGTGTTCCGGCGGGTGCAGGCGGAGCACGCCCGCTGCGTGTGGCTCGACCCCGGCGGTCCCGGCGCCGGGACCGGCACGCTCGCCTGGTGCGAGCCCGACGACGTCTCGCTGACCTACGACGCCACCTCCCGGGAGGTCACCCGGCACGCCGGCGGCACCGCGGTGGTGGTGGGTGACGACCCCTTCGCCGTACTGGCCTCCGAGCTGGCGGCGGGGCACCGCGAGGACCGCTGGTTCGGCTACCTCGGCTACGCCGCCCGCGCCGACCTGCCCGCCGCAACCGACCCGGACCTGCCCGACGCGGTCTGGATGCGCCCCAGCCGATTCGCCGACTTGGGAGTTTCCGTCCCCCGAGTCGGCACTTCCGGTGATCTCGGGGGACGGAAACTCACGACTCGGGGGACGGAAACTCCCAACTCGCGGTATCGGGAGGCGTTCGCGGCGGTGCAGGAGCAGCTGCACGCGGGCAACTCCTACGAGGTCAACCTGACCTACCGGGAGCGGGTGCGCAGCCCGCTGGCACCGGCGGCGGCCTACCTGCGGCTGCGCGAGCTGAACCCGGCGCCGTACGGCGGCTTCCTGCAGCACGACGTGCCCGGGGCGCGGGCGTGGCTGCTCAGCTCCTCACCCGAGCAGTACGCCGCCGTCGACGCCGACCGGGTGCTGCAGGCGCGGCCGATCAAGGGCACCACCGCCCGCGGCGCCACCCCGGCCGCCGACGCCGCCGCGCGCGAGCACCTGGCCTACGACGCCAAGTACCGCGCCGAGAACCTGATGATCGTCGACCTGCTGCGCAACGACCTCTCCGCGGTGTGCGAGGTCGGCTCCGTGCAGGTGCCCGAGCTGATGGCGGTGGAGTCCTACCCGTCGGTGCACCAGCTGGTCTCCACCGTGCGCGGCCGGCTGCGGCCCGAGGTGGACACCGTGGCGGCGTTGCGGGCGCTGTTCCCGGCCGGGTCGATGACCGGGGCGCCCAAGCTGCGCACGATGCAGGTCATCGGCGCCGTCGAGGACACCCCGCGCGGGGTCTACAGCGGCGCGTTCGGCTGGATCGCCGCCGACGGCCGCGCAGACCTCGGCGTGGTCATCCGCAGCCTGGCCACCGCCGGCCCCGCCGCTGCCCTGGACCTCGAGAGCGACGGGGGCACCGAGTACGTCCTCGGCACCGGCGGCGGGATCACCGTGGCCAGCGACGTCGCCGCCGAGCACGCCGAGACCCGCTGGAAGGTCGAGCGGCTGCTGGCGGCGCTGACGCCGTAG
- a CDS encoding sensor histidine kinase, whose amino-acid sequence MSTHPTGPVAPGAGAGAGAGADSAGPDSRWHYRRSLASRVIWLTTMAVGMSVALVAVGAYLTARVQMQDALDAELLDRAHKAAASDSLLRADLNNIPSWALGAGDVRILFLSYKGDQRPLDGGPTLEIGEPEREVAEGERDQSVRTITSAGDRYRVVAVPTRWADLSLVIGQPLESQDRTLARLGWVTVAFGFFGVLAAGLGGWTVASNGLRPVRRLTASVEDIARTEDLTPLPVEGDDEVARLATAFNHMLLALDASRIRQRQLVADASHELRTPLTALRTNLDLLTMTARSGDGLGGLPPRARDELLDDVQAQIEELTTLIGDLTALARDEPMPVQVEPVDLVEVIDHATQRVRRRAPGLTFEVFTRPWWVVGEAAELERAVTNLLDNAAKWSPEGGQVTVRLSDGVLTVDDQGPGIAEAYRANIFDRFWRTPDARTMPGSGLGLAIVRQVAERHSGSVEATENASGGARLVLRLPGRARRDG is encoded by the coding sequence GTGAGCACCCACCCCACCGGTCCCGTCGCGCCCGGAGCGGGTGCCGGCGCGGGTGCCGGTGCGGACAGCGCCGGGCCGGACAGCCGCTGGCACTACCGCCGTTCGCTGGCGAGCCGGGTGATCTGGTTGACCACGATGGCCGTCGGCATGTCCGTGGCACTGGTCGCCGTCGGCGCCTACCTGACCGCCCGGGTGCAGATGCAGGACGCCCTCGACGCCGAGCTGTTGGACCGCGCACACAAGGCGGCCGCCTCCGACAGCCTGCTGCGTGCCGACCTCAACAACATCCCCTCGTGGGCGCTCGGCGCGGGCGACGTCCGGATCCTCTTCCTCAGCTACAAGGGCGACCAGCGGCCCCTGGACGGTGGGCCCACCCTGGAGATCGGCGAGCCCGAGCGCGAGGTCGCCGAGGGCGAGCGCGACCAGAGCGTGCGCACCATCACCAGTGCCGGCGACCGCTACCGGGTCGTGGCGGTGCCCACCCGGTGGGCCGACCTGTCGCTGGTGATCGGCCAGCCGCTGGAGTCCCAGGACCGCACCCTGGCCCGGCTCGGCTGGGTGACGGTGGCGTTCGGCTTCTTCGGCGTGCTCGCCGCCGGGCTGGGCGGGTGGACCGTGGCCAGCAACGGGCTGCGGCCGGTGCGCCGGCTGACCGCCTCGGTCGAGGACATCGCCCGCACCGAGGACCTCACGCCGCTGCCCGTGGAGGGCGACGACGAGGTGGCGCGACTGGCGACCGCCTTCAACCACATGCTGCTCGCCCTCGACGCCAGCCGCATCCGGCAACGCCAGCTCGTCGCCGACGCCAGCCACGAGCTGCGCACCCCGCTGACCGCGCTGCGCACCAACCTCGACCTGCTGACCATGACCGCGCGCAGCGGCGACGGGCTCGGCGGGCTGCCGCCCCGCGCCCGCGACGAGCTGCTCGACGACGTGCAGGCGCAGATCGAGGAGCTCACCACGCTCATCGGCGACCTCACCGCGCTCGCCCGCGACGAGCCGATGCCGGTGCAGGTGGAGCCCGTCGACCTCGTCGAGGTGATCGACCACGCCACACAGCGGGTCCGCCGCCGCGCGCCGGGCCTCACGTTCGAGGTCTTCACCCGCCCCTGGTGGGTCGTCGGCGAGGCCGCCGAGCTCGAGCGCGCCGTGACCAACCTGCTGGACAACGCAGCCAAGTGGAGCCCCGAAGGAGGCCAGGTGACCGTACGACTCAGCGACGGTGTGCTCACCGTCGACGACCAGGGACCGGGGATCGCGGAGGCCTATCGGGCCAACATCTTCGACCGGTTCTGGCGCACCCCCGACGCCCGCACCATGCCCGGCTCCGGGCTGGGGCTGGCGATCGTGCGTCAGGTCGCCGAACGGCACTCCGGCTCGGTCGAGGCGACCGAGAACGCCAGCGGCGGCGCCCGGCTGGTGCTGCGGCTCCCCGGACGGGCGCGGCGCGATGGCTGA
- a CDS encoding response regulator transcription factor gives MTSRPTPAPRVLVVDDDRAVRESLRRSLEFNGYDVLLAGDGAEALTSIAALAPDVVVMDVMMPKLDGLEATRALRAAGNDVPVIVLTARDAVGDRVEGLDAGADDYLTKPFALEELLARLRALLRRATPQDDSEEEEVLSFADLTMNVTTREVWRGERHIELTRTEFTLLEMFLRRPRRVLDRTFILEEVWGYDFPTTANSLEVYVGYLRRKTEADGEPRLIHTVRGIGYVLRATET, from the coding sequence GTGACGTCCCGGCCCACGCCTGCTCCCCGCGTGCTCGTCGTCGACGACGACCGGGCCGTGCGGGAGTCGCTGCGCCGGTCGCTGGAGTTCAACGGCTACGACGTCCTCCTCGCCGGCGACGGCGCCGAGGCGCTCACCAGCATCGCCGCGCTCGCCCCGGACGTCGTGGTGATGGACGTGATGATGCCCAAGCTCGACGGGCTGGAGGCGACCCGCGCACTGCGGGCGGCGGGCAACGACGTACCCGTCATCGTGCTGACCGCCCGCGACGCCGTGGGCGACCGGGTCGAGGGCCTCGACGCCGGTGCCGACGACTACCTGACCAAGCCGTTCGCCCTGGAGGAGCTGCTGGCGCGGCTGCGCGCGCTGCTGCGCCGGGCCACCCCGCAGGACGACTCGGAGGAGGAGGAGGTCCTCTCCTTCGCCGACCTCACGATGAACGTCACCACCCGCGAGGTGTGGCGCGGCGAGCGGCACATCGAGCTGACCCGCACCGAGTTCACCCTGCTGGAGATGTTCCTGCGCCGTCCGCGCCGCGTGCTGGACCGCACCTTCATCCTCGAGGAGGTGTGGGGCTACGACTTCCCCACCACCGCGAACTCGCTCGAGGTCTACGTCGGCTACCTGCGGCGCAAGACCGAGGCCGACGGCGAGCCACGGCTGATCCACACGGTGCGCGGGATCGGCTACGTGCTGCGCGCAACCGAGACGTGA
- a CDS encoding fructosamine kinase family protein, whose translation MARQSVVASRAEQLLGTTVVATSPVAGGDIATAVKLRLSSGRSALLKTLSNAPPAFFATEAAGLRRLAATTPAGGLATPEVLAVADDCLILDWVETGRPSAEAAASFGRALARTHQSGVEQLGGAQFGAEQDGYIGRLPMLNRPLPTWPEFYAERRIAPYLKVLRDKAIMTPAQVAAVETAAARGAQVVPAEPPALLHGDLWNGNVLWTREDGVVVIDPASYGGHREVDLAMLALFGLPQLTQVMAAYTEVAPLVPGWEDRLGFHQLFPLLVHACLFGGQYGARAAQVAQRYL comes from the coding sequence ATGGCCCGGCAGTCCGTCGTCGCCAGCCGAGCCGAACAGCTGCTCGGCACCACCGTCGTGGCCACCTCACCGGTGGCCGGCGGTGACATCGCCACCGCCGTCAAGCTGCGGCTGTCGTCGGGCCGGTCCGCGCTGCTCAAGACGCTGAGCAACGCACCGCCGGCCTTCTTCGCCACCGAGGCCGCCGGCCTGCGCCGGCTCGCGGCGACCACTCCCGCGGGCGGCCTGGCCACCCCCGAGGTGCTCGCGGTCGCCGACGACTGCCTCATCCTGGACTGGGTCGAGACCGGACGCCCCAGCGCGGAGGCGGCCGCCTCCTTCGGTCGGGCACTGGCCCGCACCCACCAGTCCGGTGTCGAGCAGCTCGGTGGCGCGCAGTTCGGGGCCGAGCAGGACGGCTACATCGGGCGCCTGCCGATGCTCAACCGGCCGCTGCCGACCTGGCCGGAGTTCTACGCCGAGCGCCGCATCGCCCCCTACCTCAAGGTGCTGCGGGACAAGGCGATCATGACGCCCGCCCAGGTCGCCGCGGTCGAGACCGCCGCCGCCCGTGGTGCCCAGGTCGTCCCCGCCGAGCCGCCCGCGCTGCTGCACGGCGACCTGTGGAACGGCAACGTGCTGTGGACCCGCGAGGACGGCGTGGTGGTGATCGACCCGGCGTCGTACGGCGGGCACCGCGAGGTCGACCTCGCGATGCTGGCCCTCTTCGGGCTGCCCCAGCTCACCCAGGTGATGGCCGCCTACACCGAGGTCGCCCCGCTCGTCCCCGGCTGGGAGGACCGGCTCGGCTTCCACCAGCTCTTCCCGCTGCTGGTGCACGCCTGCCTGTTCGGCGGCCAGTACGGCGCCCGCGCCGCCCAGGTCGCCCAGCGCTACCTCTGA
- a CDS encoding phage holin family protein, giving the protein MAIDKPRDEPTIGQLIKDAQADFSTVMRKEIQLAKSELKVSVTAGGIGTVFIAAAVFLLLLAVIMFSIAAAYLIHWNGDGLALHWAFLIVTGFYVLLAVLLVLLGIRRFKKVKAPERAIEQGREIPRALRGKA; this is encoded by the coding sequence ATGGCGATCGACAAGCCCCGCGACGAGCCCACCATCGGGCAGCTGATCAAGGACGCGCAGGCCGACTTCTCGACGGTGATGCGCAAGGAGATCCAGCTGGCGAAGTCGGAGCTGAAGGTCAGCGTGACCGCCGGCGGGATCGGCACGGTCTTCATCGCCGCGGCCGTGTTCCTGCTGCTGCTGGCGGTGATCATGTTCTCCATCGCAGCGGCCTACCTGATCCACTGGAACGGCGACGGCCTCGCCCTGCACTGGGCGTTCCTCATCGTCACCGGCTTCTACGTGCTGCTCGCCGTGCTGCTGGTGCTGCTCGGCATCCGCCGGTTCAAGAAGGTCAAGGCCCCCGAACGCGCCATCGAGCAGGGTCGCGAGATCCCGCGGGCGCTGCGCGGCAAGGCCTGA
- the nhaA gene encoding Na+/H+ antiporter NhaA, producing MPDQPTEPQAQPTTEPSVDELWSRGPVWTQGGSPVARYVARPLREFLHVESAGSVLLLFATLAALAWVNLPFGGWAEAYDAFWHTPIGLDVGGWRIEETLQHWVNDGLMTLFFFVVGLEIKYELVHGDLRDPRTAALPIVAAFGGMVVPALLYVTIAGGPETGQGWGIPMATDIAFAVGVLGVLGRRVPSAARLFLLTLAIVDDIGAIVVIAVFYTADLSLGWLALALGLLAVMALLKALRVWSVQIYVVLGVVLWFALLSSGVHATLAGVAVGLLTPATALLKAPVATAFAAEALQDKELDAEELSRLRFLVTESVPVAERLQSMLHPVSAYVVLPIFALANAGVVLTGGVLGDAVTSSVALGIGLGLVVGKPLGIVLACFLAVRFGLARLPEHTSWAQVVGVGAIAGVGFTVSLFIAGLSFPGDETLTANAKVGILLASMVAAVVGVVLLLVAGRDRVSPAAEPTPAPSRH from the coding sequence GTGCCCGACCAGCCCACCGAGCCGCAAGCCCAGCCGACGACCGAGCCGTCCGTCGACGAGCTGTGGAGCCGAGGCCCCGTGTGGACCCAGGGCGGCAGCCCGGTGGCCCGCTACGTGGCCCGCCCGCTGCGCGAGTTCCTGCACGTGGAGTCCGCCGGCTCGGTGCTGCTGCTGTTCGCCACCCTGGCCGCCCTGGCCTGGGTGAACCTTCCGTTCGGCGGCTGGGCCGAGGCGTACGACGCCTTCTGGCACACCCCGATCGGGCTGGACGTCGGCGGCTGGCGGATCGAGGAAACCCTGCAGCACTGGGTCAACGACGGCCTGATGACGCTCTTCTTCTTCGTCGTCGGTCTGGAGATCAAGTACGAGCTGGTGCACGGCGACCTGCGCGACCCGCGCACCGCCGCGCTGCCCATCGTGGCCGCGTTCGGCGGCATGGTGGTGCCGGCGCTGCTCTACGTGACGATCGCCGGCGGCCCGGAGACCGGGCAGGGCTGGGGCATCCCGATGGCCACCGACATCGCGTTCGCGGTGGGGGTGCTCGGCGTGCTCGGGCGGCGGGTGCCGTCCGCGGCACGGCTGTTCCTGCTGACCCTGGCGATCGTCGACGACATCGGTGCGATCGTGGTGATCGCGGTCTTCTACACCGCCGATCTCTCGCTGGGCTGGCTGGCGCTGGCGCTCGGCCTGCTCGCGGTGATGGCGCTGCTCAAGGCGCTGCGGGTGTGGTCGGTGCAGATCTACGTGGTGCTCGGTGTGGTGCTCTGGTTCGCGCTGCTCTCCTCCGGGGTGCACGCGACGCTGGCCGGTGTCGCGGTCGGCCTGCTCACCCCCGCCACGGCGCTGCTCAAGGCGCCGGTGGCCACCGCCTTCGCCGCGGAGGCGCTGCAGGACAAGGAGCTGGACGCCGAGGAGCTGAGCCGGCTGCGGTTCCTGGTCACCGAGTCCGTGCCGGTCGCGGAGCGGCTGCAGTCGATGCTGCACCCGGTGTCGGCGTACGTCGTGCTGCCGATCTTCGCGCTGGCCAATGCCGGCGTGGTGCTCACCGGCGGCGTGCTGGGCGACGCGGTGACCTCGTCGGTGGCGCTGGGCATCGGGCTGGGCCTGGTCGTCGGCAAGCCGCTGGGCATCGTTCTGGCCTGCTTCCTCGCCGTCCGCTTCGGCCTGGCCCGGCTGCCCGAGCACACCAGCTGGGCGCAGGTGGTGGGCGTCGGTGCGATCGCCGGCGTCGGGTTCACGGTGTCGCTGTTCATCGCCGGGCTGTCCTTCCCGGGCGACGAGACGCTGACGGCCAACGCCAAGGTCGGCATCCTGCTCGCCTCGATGGTGGCCGCGGTCGTCGGCGTGGTGCTGCTGCTGGTGGCAGGTCGGGATCGGGTCAGCCCAGCAGCTGAGCCGACGCCAGCACCTTCTCGACACTGA
- a CDS encoding pyridoxamine 5'-phosphate oxidase family protein, with protein sequence MPSWHSADLTTLPDALAAMWAEYHLCVLSTLDRDGAPHAVPVGVSLDPEQGCAWIITRGGSQKVANLRRDPRLAVTQVDGGRWSTLTGTGEVRTDEASIARACERYAARYRPPGPSEARVAVRISVEKVLASAQLLG encoded by the coding sequence GTGCCTTCCTGGCACTCCGCCGACCTCACCACCCTGCCGGACGCCCTCGCCGCGATGTGGGCCGAGTACCACCTGTGCGTCCTCAGCACCCTCGACCGGGACGGCGCCCCGCACGCCGTCCCGGTGGGGGTGTCGCTGGACCCCGAGCAGGGGTGCGCGTGGATCATCACCCGCGGCGGGTCGCAGAAGGTCGCCAACCTGCGCCGCGACCCGCGGCTCGCGGTCACCCAGGTCGACGGCGGCCGCTGGTCGACCCTGACCGGCACCGGCGAGGTGCGCACCGACGAGGCGTCGATCGCGCGGGCCTGCGAGCGCTACGCCGCCCGCTACCGCCCACCCGGCCCCAGCGAGGCCCGGGTGGCGGTGCGGATCAGTGTCGAGAAGGTGCTGGCGTCGGCTCAGCTGCTGGGCTGA